One window from the genome of Fulvivirga lutea encodes:
- a CDS encoding LON peptidase substrate-binding domain-containing protein: MSEERIIPIFPLNILPLPTELIPLHIFEPRYRQLLQDMESEDIEFGILYAAPINADRVGALVKLESILKRYSTGESDIVVKCNGTFILDKYYKHFKDKQYAGGRIITIDAPSSDYASDELKNAYREYQEVAESSYDSAVTIHDIANSLNLENSDRLKYLRLIAKEKKERFLKERLRFDKYILEQERKYKNSFTLN, translated from the coding sequence ATGAGTGAAGAAAGGATAATACCGATATTTCCATTGAATATATTGCCTTTACCAACTGAACTAATCCCTCTACATATTTTTGAACCTAGATACCGCCAGCTTTTGCAGGATATGGAGTCCGAAGATATTGAGTTTGGGATACTCTATGCCGCACCAATTAATGCAGATAGAGTAGGGGCGTTGGTAAAACTGGAAAGTATCTTAAAAAGATATTCAACTGGCGAGTCGGATATAGTGGTTAAATGCAATGGCACTTTTATTCTGGATAAATATTATAAACACTTTAAGGATAAGCAGTATGCGGGCGGTAGAATCATTACCATTGATGCACCTTCAAGTGATTACGCGAGTGATGAATTAAAAAATGCATACCGTGAATATCAGGAAGTGGCTGAAAGTAGTTACGATTCTGCAGTGACGATACACGACATTGCTAATTCATTAAATCTTGAGAATTCTGATAGGCTCAAGTATTTAAGGCTAATAGCGAAAGAGAAGAAGGAAAGATTCCTGAAGGAAAGGCTTCGGTTTGATAAATACATTCTGGAACAGGAGCGAAAGTACAAAAACAGCTTTACGCTGAACTAA
- a CDS encoding OsmC family protein: MKITTTYNSDYEYTSSTEEGQKVKIDMKDKGKTDMSPMQLVLSALSGCVAVEVALMIQKRRKKLVDLRIEAEGTRRNETPKGFTDIHLKFILVSPDATVEELEKVTKLGLENYCSVGNSLKANVTFDCAIERP, translated from the coding sequence ATGAAAATTACAACTACATATAACAGCGATTACGAATATACCTCTAGTACAGAAGAAGGCCAAAAAGTTAAAATTGACATGAAGGACAAAGGGAAAACTGACATGTCGCCAATGCAATTAGTGCTTAGCGCTTTATCAGGCTGTGTGGCTGTAGAAGTTGCTTTAATGATTCAGAAGAGGCGTAAGAAATTAGTCGATTTACGAATTGAGGCCGAGGGTACCCGAAGAAACGAAACACCAAAAGGCTTTACAGATATTCATTTGAAATTCATTCTGGTATCACCCGATGCTACTGTGGAGGAATTGGAAAAAGTAACTAAACTCGGTTTAGAAAACTATTGCTCTGTGGGCAATTCACTAAAGGCTAATGTAACATTTGACTGCGCTATTGAAAGACCGTAA
- a CDS encoding adenine phosphoribosyltransferase, translating into MNSLSEKLKAKIRDVENFPKPGITFKDITPVLSDSKLCRDITEELLSRYKDENLDAIVGVESRGFLFGMLLAYELNIPFVPVRKSGKLPFRTLKHSYDLEYGSASMEIHVDALQNNWNVLIHDDLLATGGTAAAAGALVEQLGAKVQSFSFLIDLTFLNGKDVLKNYTTKINSLVQY; encoded by the coding sequence TTGAACTCACTATCTGAAAAACTTAAAGCTAAAATACGGGATGTAGAGAACTTCCCTAAGCCCGGTATTACTTTTAAAGACATTACTCCCGTATTAAGTGATTCCAAATTGTGCCGAGATATAACAGAAGAACTACTGAGCAGATACAAGGATGAAAACCTTGACGCAATTGTAGGTGTTGAATCCCGGGGGTTTTTGTTTGGGATGTTACTGGCATACGAATTAAATATTCCTTTTGTGCCTGTTAGAAAATCGGGTAAACTGCCTTTTAGAACTCTGAAACATTCCTATGATCTGGAATATGGGAGTGCATCAATGGAGATACATGTAGATGCCCTACAAAACAATTGGAATGTACTAATTCATGATGACTTGCTCGCTACAGGTGGTACCGCGGCTGCGGCTGGCGCTTTAGTGGAGCAATTAGGGGCGAAAGTTCAGAGTTTTTCTTTCTTAATTGACCTGACTTTCTTGAATGGTAAAGATGTTCTAAAGAATTATACTACTAAAATTAATTCGTTGGTTCAATATTAA
- a CDS encoding response regulator, which yields MTLDVIDKKSLKVVLIDDDDISSFIYRKIIEKSGVRSDHVKTFLKGEDGLNYLSNILSDTEEFPDLILLDINMPVMDGWGFLEAYGEKIWPNLEKRVVLCMLSSSVYQEDIKRAYSFTHVNDYVSKPLTTNTLEKLLAKHFGD from the coding sequence TTGACTCTGGATGTAATCGATAAAAAATCGTTAAAAGTGGTGTTGATAGATGATGACGATATCTCAAGTTTCATCTACAGAAAAATCATTGAGAAATCGGGTGTGAGAAGTGATCACGTTAAGACCTTTCTCAAAGGTGAAGATGGATTAAACTATTTATCCAACATATTATCTGACACTGAAGAATTTCCTGATCTTATTTTATTAGACATTAACATGCCCGTTATGGATGGTTGGGGATTCTTAGAAGCATATGGCGAAAAAATATGGCCTAATCTGGAAAAAAGAGTAGTACTGTGTATGCTCTCCTCAAGTGTTTATCAGGAAGATATTAAAAGAGCTTACAGCTTTACACACGTAAACGATTATGTTTCTAAACCACTAACAACCAACACATTAGAAAAATTATTAGCGAAGCATTTCGGAGATTAA
- a CDS encoding SLC13 family permease: protein MTYDIIITILVISLTIFLFVKEYFSIDLVALSAIVILVSTGVITVEDGLNGFSNEATLTVMAMFILSHALVKTKVIEYLAPMVVGLLKKGYIASVSSLAFFIGGTSAFVNNTPIVATFIPVVTNASRKISESPSRYLMVLSYVSIFGGCCTLIGTSTNLLVSGMAVQEGHEAFTLFQMAPLGIILLVAGSIYLILVGKKILPDRISRDYLHEQEGAKAFLAEVKMTAKSEEEKKSVESLFNSDGIEVRALKQAGGSKSKVKPDHQIASDDVFIIEGDFKKIHQLVKNDFLKISDSFEDSEFPDEQTRLMEIVLLPNSELIGKRLSKVNFLKRYNSSIIAIRHRGKRKFEDLKNIKLKSGDVLVLLTNDKGHELIQADQEFENAPFISLREQIVEKINKGKLLLVSAVIASVIILASFGILPIVIAALGGVVVLNLLGVITMTDAYRSIDWKVIFMLAGSLCLGKAMISSGLADLLGDGLITLLSVYSGPVIMVSMFYLLTSLLTETMSNHASAALMVPIAISVASTLDVSPTPLLLTIAFAGSASFMTPIGYQTNTMIYSAGNYKFSDFIRVGGGLNLLFWILSSLLIPLIYSF, encoded by the coding sequence ATGACTTATGACATTATCATAACCATATTAGTTATCTCGCTCACCATCTTCCTCTTTGTTAAAGAGTACTTTTCAATAGATCTGGTAGCGTTAAGTGCCATAGTTATTCTGGTTTCTACAGGGGTAATTACTGTGGAGGACGGACTAAATGGCTTTTCAAATGAAGCCACGTTAACCGTAATGGCAATGTTTATTTTAAGCCATGCGTTGGTTAAAACTAAGGTTATAGAATACCTGGCACCTATGGTTGTTGGGCTTTTAAAGAAAGGTTATATCGCATCGGTTTCTAGTTTAGCCTTTTTTATTGGGGGTACTTCTGCCTTTGTAAACAATACACCTATAGTTGCCACATTTATTCCTGTAGTTACTAATGCCTCAAGAAAAATCAGTGAGTCACCATCAAGGTATTTAATGGTATTATCTTATGTATCAATTTTTGGTGGTTGTTGCACACTTATTGGAACTAGTACTAATCTATTAGTGAGTGGAATGGCCGTACAGGAAGGCCATGAAGCATTTACTTTATTTCAAATGGCTCCACTAGGCATAATATTATTAGTAGCGGGGTCTATTTATTTAATACTTGTAGGTAAAAAAATTCTGCCTGATAGAATTTCAAGAGATTATCTGCATGAACAAGAAGGCGCGAAGGCATTCTTAGCTGAAGTAAAGATGACAGCAAAATCAGAAGAAGAAAAAAAATCCGTGGAGAGTCTTTTTAATTCTGATGGCATTGAAGTGAGAGCATTGAAGCAAGCCGGTGGATCAAAAAGCAAAGTAAAACCAGATCATCAAATTGCCAGTGATGATGTGTTTATTATAGAAGGAGACTTTAAAAAAATACATCAGCTTGTAAAAAACGATTTTTTAAAAATATCTGACTCTTTCGAGGATAGTGAATTCCCTGACGAACAGACAAGGCTGATGGAAATTGTATTGCTGCCCAATTCGGAATTGATCGGTAAAAGGTTGTCTAAAGTAAACTTTTTAAAACGCTACAACTCTTCCATAATCGCAATTCGTCATAGGGGTAAACGGAAGTTTGAGGACCTGAAAAATATTAAACTAAAATCAGGTGATGTACTAGTATTGCTCACCAATGATAAAGGCCATGAATTGATCCAAGCCGATCAGGAGTTTGAAAATGCTCCTTTCATATCATTGAGAGAGCAGATAGTAGAAAAAATAAATAAAGGGAAATTGCTGTTAGTGTCGGCAGTTATCGCATCTGTCATCATACTGGCATCCTTCGGTATTCTGCCAATTGTTATTGCAGCACTCGGTGGTGTAGTTGTACTTAACTTGTTAGGTGTAATTACCATGACAGACGCCTACCGATCAATCGATTGGAAAGTAATTTTTATGCTGGCTGGTTCGCTATGTCTTGGTAAGGCTATGATAAGCAGCGGGTTAGCAGACTTGTTAGGGGATGGATTAATTACTTTACTAAGTGTTTATAGTGGGCCGGTAATTATGGTTTCTATGTTTTATCTCTTAACATCTTTATTAACTGAAACAATGAGCAATCATGCTTCTGCTGCTTTAATGGTGCCGATAGCAATATCAGTGGCGAGTACTTTGGATGTTAGCCCAACTCCATTGTTACTTACAATAGCTTTTGCTGGTAGCGCTAGTTTTATGACTCCAATTGGTTATCAAACTAATACCATGATTTACAGTGCTGGTAATTATAAATTCTCAGATTTTATTAGAGTAGGAGGTGGGCTAAACTTATTATTCTGGATACTTTCTAGTCTTCTGATTCCTTTAATTTATTCTTTTTAA
- a CDS encoding DUF202 domain-containing protein: MRKFKRFTSNYSIKEKIILRDFLALERTTLANERTFFAYIRAGIYLSLAGIAILKLKNFESITWLGTVLFGISAFFFVFGIVRYQLLQKKLNKFYDLLDEEKMLKELKKNKLKESED, translated from the coding sequence ATGAGGAAATTCAAAAGATTTACAAGCAACTACAGTATCAAGGAGAAGATTATTTTAAGAGATTTTCTAGCTCTGGAGCGCACTACTTTGGCCAACGAAAGAACATTTTTCGCCTACATAAGAGCTGGGATTTACTTATCACTAGCAGGTATAGCCATCCTTAAGCTGAAGAATTTTGAATCAATTACCTGGCTTGGAACTGTACTATTTGGAATTAGTGCCTTCTTTTTTGTTTTTGGCATTGTAAGATATCAGCTATTACAAAAAAAATTGAACAAGTTCTATGATTTGCTGGATGAAGAAAAAATGCTGAAGGAACTTAAAAAGAATAAATTAAAGGAATCAGAAGACTAG